Proteins from a single region of Pseudopedobacter saltans DSM 12145:
- a CDS encoding beta-N-acetylhexosaminidase encodes MSKVYKFLGSYLVIYICALMCFAQDVGHKIIPVPVSYKLLKHSFILDNKTAVYFNSEEDKELIRSFLGRINDATGYDLKLLKTNRNVIFFEKLNQYREDLGEEGYELEVSNKKIRISANNSRGWFYGLETLTQLIPVHTSKIKSFTINGVLITDYPRFKYRGLMLDVSRHFFSIEVLKSYINQMAKYKFNVLHLHLTDNQGWRIAVDGLPKLTEVGAWRVSRTGYWKGFLPPQPDETADYGGFYSKEQIRDLIIYSSKKFVEIIPEIDVPGHSLAFIASYPLLSCTQTPQKVLAGDPWNSSRTNVLCVGNDSVYVYLDKIFSEIATLFPSQYIHMGGDEVTRGYWEKCDKCKLLIQKEGLEGVEDLQNYFIKRVTKIVEAKGKKVIGWNENLKGGLPDNMTVMSWKSYEAGIKASNNKQFAIMTPAAFTYLDFYQGDPFLENGPFTVARLNTMYKFEPSPEDANEAFILGGQGSLWTEQVPNERKLQYMTWPRALALSERLWSSKNASGWDFFIKRVEKHLLLLDSSNVKYSTQFYEPIIFSVIEDGVQKIKITSEIEGLEIYYSFDDTSPDKFYPIYSQPLTVPKGAHHIRAISYKDGKPIGREINLPLEIVMKRR; translated from the coding sequence ATGTCTAAGGTTTATAAGTTTTTAGGTAGTTATTTGGTGATTTACATCTGTGCATTAATGTGTTTTGCTCAAGATGTAGGTCATAAAATAATACCTGTTCCTGTGTCTTACAAACTATTAAAGCACAGTTTTATTTTAGACAACAAGACTGCAGTGTATTTTAATTCTGAAGAGGATAAGGAATTAATAAGGTCTTTTTTAGGAAGGATTAATGATGCCACGGGATATGATCTCAAACTTTTAAAGACTAATAGAAACGTTATTTTTTTCGAAAAGCTGAATCAATATCGCGAAGATTTGGGCGAAGAAGGGTATGAGTTAGAAGTTTCTAATAAAAAAATAAGAATTAGTGCGAATAACTCTCGAGGATGGTTTTATGGTTTAGAGACTTTAACACAATTAATACCGGTTCATACCTCAAAAATCAAAAGCTTCACTATAAATGGTGTTTTAATTACTGATTACCCAAGATTTAAATATCGTGGATTGATGTTAGATGTAAGCAGACATTTTTTTTCAATAGAAGTTTTAAAATCTTATATCAATCAAATGGCAAAATACAAGTTTAATGTTTTGCATTTGCATTTAACAGATAACCAGGGTTGGCGAATTGCTGTAGATGGTTTGCCAAAGTTAACTGAAGTTGGGGCATGGAGAGTTAGTAGAACTGGATATTGGAAAGGTTTTTTGCCACCTCAGCCAGATGAAACAGCAGACTATGGTGGTTTTTATTCAAAAGAACAGATTAGAGATTTGATAATTTATTCCTCTAAAAAGTTTGTAGAAATAATACCAGAAATAGATGTTCCAGGTCATAGTTTAGCATTTATAGCTTCTTATCCTTTGCTATCATGCACACAAACGCCACAAAAAGTTTTGGCTGGCGATCCGTGGAATAGCAGTAGAACTAATGTTTTGTGTGTAGGTAATGATTCTGTTTATGTGTATTTAGATAAGATTTTCTCAGAAATAGCAACATTATTTCCTAGTCAATATATTCATATGGGTGGAGATGAGGTGACCAGAGGTTATTGGGAGAAATGCGATAAATGTAAATTACTTATACAAAAAGAAGGTTTAGAGGGAGTGGAGGATTTACAGAATTATTTTATAAAAAGAGTAACGAAAATTGTAGAAGCAAAAGGAAAAAAAGTAATAGGTTGGAATGAGAATTTAAAGGGTGGTTTACCAGATAATATGACGGTCATGAGCTGGAAAAGTTATGAAGCGGGGATTAAAGCTTCTAATAATAAACAATTTGCAATTATGACTCCTGCTGCTTTCACTTATCTAGATTTTTATCAAGGAGACCCATTTTTAGAAAATGGTCCTTTTACTGTTGCAAGGCTAAACACGATGTATAAGTTCGAGCCTTCTCCGGAAGATGCTAACGAAGCGTTTATTTTAGGAGGTCAAGGTTCTTTATGGACAGAACAAGTTCCAAACGAGCGAAAGCTTCAATATATGACATGGCCAAGAGCTTTAGCTTTATCAGAAAGGTTATGGTCTTCTAAAAATGCGAGTGGTTGGGACTTCTTTATTAAAAGAGTTGAAAAGCATTTGCTCCTTTTGGATTCCTCAAATGTAAAATACAGCACCCAATTTTATGAACCTATTATTTTTTCAGTAATCGAAGATGGTGTTCAAAAAATTAAAATTACATCAGAGATCGAAGGTTTAGAAATATATTACTCATTTGACGATACAAGTCCCGATAAGTTTTACCCAATATATTCGCAACCGTTAACAGTTCCCAAAGGCGCGCATCACATAAGAGCAATATCTTATAAAGATGGAAAGCCTATTGGAAGGGAAATTAACTTACCGCTTGAAATAGTAATGAAACGACGGTAA
- a CDS encoding SusC/RagA family TonB-linked outer membrane protein, whose protein sequence is MPKFLKTGNACVKRILVLALVISFYTISIAYSQVRTITGKVTDSKNEPLVGVTIEVKESKKTTISDAYGNFKISLGPNDKMINFTYIGFEPKAIVIGTQKELKVVLSESVAQMNEVVVIGYGTVQRKDLTGSVGTVNIADLQKAPVKTFDEALGGRVAGVQVTSSEGQPGSGIDITIRGNNSITQSNYPLFVIDGFPVENAGDQAVNPLNTIDPNDIESIDVLKDASATAIYGARGANGVIIVTTKRGKIGAPVISYNAYYGIQENNKRLNSLNPYEFVKLQWEIDSVKTKGLYLKDGKTLDSYKEIKGINWEDQVTRIAPMSNHYLNLAGGSGKTRYSATLSYTGQDGVLINSGFKRTLGKFVLDQEINDKLKVGFNASYSNVQNYGTPTSTSGYVNETNMLFSVWSFRPVAVDPKLDLISEPIDPEVEQGANNTFNPVLTAKNELRENYGNSLNANGFIEYNLNKHLKFRFTGGYSSGIREYDVFNGQYSRAGFISNNSVSGSKTFYKNNGWQNSNTVTYSRRLNKSHYFDAMVGFTAEAGYSEAFGASAILLPNESLGLNGLDEGTPNLITSYGSEWKMASFLGRVNYKLFDRFLFTATIRADGSSRFQGKNVWGYFPSAAAAWQMEKESFMKNIPQISTSKLRISWGVTGNNAVSNFASYPAMAPVNTDAGNFYNNNPGYTYGGNYQLGLANISIGNPDLKWESTSQIDIGYNLGLFKDRLMFEADVYEKRTSDLLLNADMSPNTGYYRSIKNIGKVSNKGLELSLSYSPIIKKEFKWNSSFNIAFNRNKVIALAENQYYIASSQAWGDDWKNIPGYVAVVGQPIAQFYGLIYDGVYGYEDFIKVGQNYVLKNDVPSNNASNKTVQPGDIKYKDLNGDYIINDDDKTIIGNPVPKHTGGFSNNFTYKAFDLSVFLQWSYGNDILNANRVVFESAYKYGYNQWASYANRWTPDNQDSDIPGVAAIKGNAVKAYSSRIVEDGSFLRLKTVSLGYTLPKSTIQKIYMKSARVYLAAQNLYTFTNYSGYDPEVSVRRSALTPGFDFSAYPRARTLTFGITTTF, encoded by the coding sequence ATGCCTAAATTTCTTAAGACAGGAAATGCATGTGTAAAAAGAATACTAGTACTAGCATTGGTGATTTCTTTTTATACGATAAGCATTGCTTATTCACAAGTCAGAACTATAACTGGCAAAGTAACAGATTCAAAAAATGAACCACTAGTTGGAGTTACCATCGAAGTCAAAGAATCTAAAAAAACAACTATTTCAGATGCTTATGGTAATTTTAAAATCAGTCTGGGACCTAATGATAAAATGATAAATTTTACATACATAGGTTTCGAGCCTAAAGCAATTGTTATCGGTACACAAAAAGAATTAAAAGTTGTTTTGTCGGAATCAGTTGCTCAAATGAATGAAGTTGTTGTTATAGGTTACGGAACTGTGCAAAGAAAGGATTTGACGGGATCAGTAGGAACTGTAAATATAGCCGATTTACAAAAAGCACCAGTAAAGACATTTGATGAAGCTTTAGGCGGACGCGTTGCAGGTGTGCAGGTCACATCATCTGAAGGTCAGCCAGGTTCTGGAATTGATATTACTATTCGTGGTAATAATTCAATTACCCAAAGTAATTACCCTTTATTTGTCATAGATGGATTTCCTGTTGAAAATGCAGGTGACCAGGCTGTAAATCCATTAAATACAATAGATCCTAACGACATCGAATCCATAGATGTCCTAAAAGATGCTTCTGCCACAGCTATTTATGGAGCTAGGGGTGCAAATGGTGTAATTATAGTAACTACAAAAAGAGGCAAAATTGGTGCTCCAGTAATATCTTACAATGCATACTATGGTATACAAGAAAATAATAAAAGATTAAACTCATTAAATCCATACGAGTTTGTAAAGTTACAATGGGAAATCGATTCGGTAAAAACTAAAGGTCTCTATTTAAAGGATGGTAAGACATTAGATTCCTATAAAGAAATTAAAGGTATCAATTGGGAAGATCAGGTAACAAGAATAGCCCCAATGAGTAATCATTATTTAAATTTAGCAGGTGGTAGTGGCAAGACTAGATACTCTGCCACATTGTCTTACACCGGGCAAGACGGGGTTTTAATAAACTCGGGTTTTAAAAGAACATTAGGAAAGTTTGTATTAGATCAAGAGATTAACGATAAATTAAAAGTAGGGTTTAACGCATCTTATTCAAATGTCCAAAATTATGGTACACCAACGTCTACAAGTGGTTATGTTAACGAAACCAATATGTTGTTTAGTGTTTGGTCTTTTAGGCCAGTGGCCGTAGATCCAAAGCTCGACTTAATTAGTGAACCTATCGATCCGGAAGTAGAACAAGGGGCAAACAATACTTTCAATCCTGTTTTAACAGCTAAAAATGAGTTAAGAGAAAACTATGGTAATAGCTTAAACGCGAACGGCTTTATAGAATATAATCTAAATAAACACTTAAAATTTAGATTTACAGGAGGTTATAGTAGCGGGATAAGAGAGTACGATGTGTTTAACGGCCAGTATTCCAGAGCAGGATTTATTTCTAATAACTCTGTAAGTGGTTCGAAAACATTTTATAAGAATAATGGGTGGCAAAACTCTAATACTGTAACATACAGCAGAAGGTTAAATAAATCACACTATTTTGATGCAATGGTTGGCTTTACTGCTGAAGCTGGGTACAGTGAGGCTTTTGGTGCAAGTGCTATCTTATTACCTAATGAAAGTTTAGGGTTAAACGGTTTAGATGAAGGGACACCAAATCTTATAACTTCTTATGGTTCTGAATGGAAAATGGCTTCTTTTTTAGGAAGAGTAAACTATAAGCTGTTTGATCGATTTTTATTTACAGCAACAATTAGAGCTGATGGTTCTTCTCGTTTCCAGGGTAAAAATGTATGGGGGTATTTTCCTTCGGCTGCAGCAGCTTGGCAAATGGAAAAAGAATCCTTCATGAAAAATATACCTCAAATTTCTACTTCTAAGTTGAGGATATCTTGGGGGGTAACAGGTAACAACGCCGTAAGTAACTTTGCTTCTTATCCTGCAATGGCCCCGGTAAATACAGACGCGGGTAACTTTTATAATAACAACCCTGGATATACTTATGGAGGTAATTATCAGCTTGGCTTAGCGAATATTAGTATTGGTAATCCGGATTTAAAATGGGAGTCGACAAGTCAAATAGATATCGGCTATAACCTAGGCCTATTCAAAGATAGGTTGATGTTTGAAGCAGATGTGTACGAAAAGCGTACAAGTGATTTGCTTTTAAATGCAGATATGTCTCCAAATACCGGATATTACCGTTCAATTAAAAATATAGGTAAAGTATCTAATAAAGGTTTGGAGTTGTCATTAAGCTATTCGCCTATTATTAAAAAGGAATTTAAGTGGAATTCTTCATTCAATATCGCATTTAATCGAAATAAAGTTATCGCATTGGCAGAAAATCAATATTACATTGCGTCTAGCCAAGCATGGGGTGATGACTGGAAAAATATTCCAGGATATGTTGCAGTTGTTGGTCAACCTATCGCCCAGTTTTATGGTTTAATTTATGATGGTGTTTATGGATATGAAGATTTTATTAAAGTTGGACAAAATTATGTGCTAAAAAATGATGTTCCTTCAAATAATGCATCTAATAAAACAGTTCAACCGGGAGATATCAAATACAAAGATTTAAACGGTGATTATATCATTAATGATGATGATAAAACAATTATAGGAAATCCTGTACCAAAACATACAGGTGGGTTTTCTAACAACTTCACATATAAAGCATTTGATTTAAGTGTGTTTTTACAATGGTCTTATGGTAATGATATTTTAAATGCAAATAGAGTTGTATTCGAGTCGGCATATAAATATGGATATAACCAATGGGCTAGCTATGCAAATCGATGGACTCCGGATAACCAGGATTCGGATATTCCTGGAGTAGCTGCAATTAAAGGAAATGCAGTTAAAGCTTACTCAAGCAGAATTGTGGAAGACGGTTCTTTCTTACGTTTGAAAACGGTTTCGTTAGGATACACCCTGCCAAAATCGACAATCCAAAAAATCTACATGAAATCGGCCCGAGTATATCTTGCTGCTCAAAATTTATACACATTTACCAATTATTCTGGGTATGATCCAGAGGTGTCAGTAAGAAGAAGTGCATTAACACCTGGTTTTGATTTTTCTGCTTATCCGAGAGCTAGAACTTTAACTTTTGGTATTACTACTACATTTTAA
- a CDS encoding RagB/SusD family nutrient uptake outer membrane protein, whose amino-acid sequence MKKTFLSIILCGLLSTSCKDFLDVVPTDTISPKGYFKTEAEAEIALAGVYDILAKSGTYGRTLYFEMDIADDSFVALSTWTQDLALFNYSTSDTKITDLWNYLYTGINRANTLLDNIGRVEMDITKRNAIEGQALFLRAYYYFLLTNYWGNVPMRLTATSSVTDNNLPFTPYKDVYAQIITDMEKAESMVYPVSKYNHAGRVTKSAVWGILARVNLKMAGAPLRDESRYAEAKKWAEKVIAEGHALNPDFRDVFIKMCKGTYDTKESIWEVEFNRYNGGQNEEGSVGSINGISAPNIPWGYSYGAKHTTQYFFDSFENFTQNVNGVLENFSHDMRRDWTISPYYYSGEAKLTYNASQIYNRMDAKWRREYEPTDPKFQNTTTINFPLLRFSDVLLMYAEADNEINGPQSLAVDYVNMVRRRAYGKSLGEGVRYINITNGGSGYTVAPDVSIIGGAGNSAEAKAIVSGGKVTAIQILNEGVGYTSAPSIVFSGLGTGAVGTAVLTTRQTINADLKSTDIEDQIAFRNAIRKERMLELAYEGLRRFDLVRWDNYIPTMKNVAAHINSTTIGNTTYQYAARHGNNVSARDTLIAIPSRELQMNKSAKPNNGW is encoded by the coding sequence ATGAAAAAGACATTTTTATCAATTATACTTTGTGGTTTACTTTCTACTTCTTGTAAAGATTTTTTAGATGTTGTACCAACAGATACAATTTCTCCTAAGGGGTATTTTAAAACAGAGGCGGAAGCAGAAATCGCATTAGCAGGTGTGTACGACATTTTAGCTAAATCTGGTACATACGGCAGAACCTTATATTTTGAAATGGATATTGCTGATGATAGTTTTGTGGCTTTATCTACATGGACACAAGATTTAGCGCTATTTAACTATTCTACTTCTGATACAAAAATTACCGATCTGTGGAACTATTTATATACAGGTATTAACAGAGCAAATACTTTACTAGATAATATCGGTAGAGTTGAAATGGATATTACTAAAAGAAATGCTATTGAAGGACAAGCGTTATTTTTAAGAGCATATTACTATTTTTTATTAACCAATTACTGGGGAAATGTACCAATGCGTTTAACCGCAACTTCATCTGTAACGGATAATAATTTACCATTTACACCATACAAAGATGTTTATGCACAAATTATTACTGATATGGAGAAAGCAGAGTCTATGGTTTATCCTGTATCTAAATATAATCACGCAGGCAGGGTGACAAAATCTGCAGTTTGGGGAATTTTAGCTCGGGTAAATTTAAAAATGGCAGGGGCTCCTTTAAGAGACGAATCTCGTTATGCAGAGGCAAAAAAATGGGCAGAAAAAGTGATAGCGGAAGGACACGCGTTAAATCCAGATTTTAGAGATGTATTTATTAAAATGTGCAAAGGAACTTATGATACCAAAGAATCTATTTGGGAAGTTGAGTTTAACAGATATAATGGTGGACAGAATGAAGAAGGATCAGTAGGTTCTATCAATGGAATTTCTGCTCCAAATATTCCATGGGGGTATAGTTACGGAGCTAAGCATACCACTCAGTATTTCTTCGATTCTTTTGAAAACTTTACTCAAAATGTGAATGGTGTCTTAGAAAATTTCTCTCATGATATGAGACGAGATTGGACTATCAGTCCTTATTATTATTCTGGAGAGGCAAAATTAACTTATAATGCTTCCCAAATTTATAATAGGATGGATGCTAAATGGAGAAGAGAATATGAGCCAACTGACCCTAAATTTCAAAATACCACAACTATTAATTTCCCTTTATTGAGGTTTTCTGATGTGTTATTGATGTATGCAGAAGCTGACAATGAGATTAATGGCCCTCAGTCTTTAGCGGTAGATTATGTAAATATGGTTAGGAGAAGAGCTTACGGCAAAAGTTTGGGAGAAGGGGTGAGGTATATTAATATAACTAATGGAGGAAGCGGATATACCGTAGCTCCAGATGTAAGCATTATTGGAGGTGCAGGTAATAGTGCCGAAGCCAAGGCAATAGTTTCTGGAGGTAAAGTCACAGCTATTCAAATTCTGAATGAAGGAGTTGGTTATACTTCTGCACCTTCTATTGTCTTTTCCGGATTAGGAACTGGAGCGGTTGGAACTGCTGTTCTTACAACGAGACAAACTATAAATGCAGATTTAAAATCTACAGATATAGAAGATCAGATCGCTTTTAGAAATGCTATTAGAAAAGAAAGAATGTTAGAACTTGCTTACGAGGGTTTAAGAAGATTTGACTTAGTAAGATGGGACAATTATATCCCCACTATGAAAAACGTAGCTGCACATATTAATAGTACAACAATTGGAAATACCACTTATCAATATGCGGCTAGGCATGGTAATAATGTTTCTGCTAGAGATACTTTAATTGCTATCCCCTCCAGAGAATTACAAATGAACAAAAGTGCTAAACCAAATAATGGTTGGTAA
- a CDS encoding DUF5017 domain-containing protein, producing MKNILSILTIATTFLFSSCQKDEPENVKFDVTTEKNEIAVSDSVTFNLQGNPDLISFYSGEPGKEYKYRDRIFEEGSKLELTVASRVLNGSQADNVKLLYSNSFSGIYSAAGIKNEEWTDISNKFTWSVSPGTNTSAADYTTSAPVDITDLLVKDKPIYFGFKYESQAAASNALGGKTWRIPRFDLVNISKDGVRTTIATVHTAGFTSIPIIASTDPTQAWVFAQNSATDRFLTFVPSKRSEAHLYWAVSSSFLPGTVTPDKSKTIKAYLDEMKSTYKYKFSRPGTYIVTFIAKNANGKGSKEVVKEIEIVVK from the coding sequence ATGAAAAATATTTTATCAATATTAACGATAGCAACAACTTTTCTGTTTTCAAGTTGCCAAAAAGATGAGCCGGAAAACGTGAAATTTGATGTTACAACAGAAAAAAATGAAATCGCCGTTTCAGATTCTGTTACTTTTAATTTACAAGGCAACCCAGATTTAATCAGCTTTTATTCAGGTGAACCAGGTAAAGAATATAAATACAGAGACCGTATTTTTGAAGAAGGTTCAAAACTGGAATTAACAGTAGCTTCCAGGGTTTTGAATGGTTCGCAAGCAGATAATGTGAAATTGTTGTATTCAAATAGTTTCTCCGGTATTTACAGCGCAGCAGGCATTAAAAATGAAGAGTGGACCGATATCTCAAATAAATTTACTTGGTCAGTTTCTCCAGGGACAAATACCTCTGCAGCTGATTATACCACTTCGGCGCCAGTAGATATTACAGATTTATTAGTGAAAGATAAACCAATTTATTTTGGTTTTAAATACGAGAGTCAGGCTGCCGCATCTAATGCCTTAGGGGGTAAAACTTGGAGAATTCCAAGGTTTGATTTAGTTAATATTTCTAAAGATGGCGTAAGAACAACTATAGCTACTGTACATACAGCTGGTTTTACAAGTATTCCAATAATTGCGTCTACAGACCCTACACAGGCTTGGGTTTTTGCTCAGAACTCCGCAACAGACAGGTTTTTGACTTTTGTTCCATCAAAAAGATCTGAAGCTCATTTATATTGGGCCGTTTCTTCTTCGTTTTTACCAGGGACGGTAACCCCTGATAAATCAAAAACCATTAAAGCTTATTTAGATGAAATGAAGTCTACATATAAGTACAAGTTTAGTCGCCCAGGTACTTATATAGTGACTTTTATTGCTAAAAATGCGAATGGAAAGGGAAGTAAAGAAGTAGTTAAAGAAATAGAAATTGTTGTAAAATAG
- a CDS encoding DUF5009 domain-containing protein, whose protein sequence is MKLTVKRDSSLDSLRGIAIILMVLSGSIAFSILPGWMYHAQVPPPGHKFMPEIPGITWVDLVFPFFLFSMGAAIPLAMKKKIENSSSLNIFISIVKRFVLLTFFALFTMHARAWVLSSEPGLKENLLSILCFVLLFAIYGDFGKKVNKRTDLAIKIVGILLAIGVMFFGFSGDKKFNLFNPDIIILVLANMAFFGTIIWWLTAKNLWLRIGVLPFVMAIFLASKEPGSINETIFNWTPAAWLYKFYYLKYLFIILPSTLVGEWIIQDQTNGDQQAIVKKHYSILAIVGFLVIVCNVVCLYSRHLELNLLFSAIFAGIALYIAYQIKKSQALNIVVKLIYVGSYLLFLGLLFEAFEGGIKKDYSTYSYYFVCTGLAFFMMLVFYALNKIQLFKRFTNMLAMVGKNPMIAYTAGNLLLIPILKITNTEIYLNSLQTGFAGGLLRGVLFTAVVTLITIIATKKGVFWKT, encoded by the coding sequence ATGAAGCTAACTGTTAAAAGAGATAGTAGTTTAGATTCTTTACGGGGAATAGCCATCATACTAATGGTATTATCTGGAAGTATTGCTTTTTCAATACTTCCAGGTTGGATGTACCATGCTCAGGTACCACCACCCGGGCATAAATTCATGCCCGAAATTCCTGGTATTACTTGGGTGGATTTAGTATTCCCGTTTTTTTTGTTTTCTATGGGTGCAGCTATCCCATTGGCTATGAAGAAAAAAATAGAGAATAGCTCGTCATTAAATATTTTTATAAGTATCGTAAAAAGGTTTGTTCTTTTAACATTCTTTGCGCTTTTTACCATGCATGCCAGAGCTTGGGTGTTAAGTTCAGAACCGGGGTTAAAAGAAAATCTTTTATCGATTTTATGTTTTGTGCTGCTATTTGCCATATATGGAGACTTCGGTAAGAAGGTAAATAAAAGAACAGATTTGGCCATCAAGATAGTTGGAATCTTATTAGCAATAGGTGTCATGTTTTTCGGCTTCAGTGGTGACAAAAAATTCAACTTGTTCAATCCGGATATTATCATTCTCGTATTGGCTAATATGGCTTTTTTTGGTACCATTATTTGGTGGTTAACAGCAAAGAATCTATGGTTAAGAATAGGTGTTTTACCTTTTGTTATGGCTATATTTTTAGCGTCTAAAGAACCTGGAAGTATCAATGAAACCATATTCAATTGGACACCCGCAGCGTGGCTGTATAAATTCTACTACCTAAAATATTTGTTCATCATTTTACCATCAACTTTGGTCGGAGAGTGGATTATCCAAGATCAAACAAATGGAGATCAGCAAGCTATCGTCAAAAAGCATTATTCAATTTTAGCTATCGTAGGATTTTTAGTAATTGTTTGTAATGTGGTGTGTCTGTATTCCAGACATCTGGAACTGAACTTACTCTTTAGCGCCATTTTTGCGGGGATTGCATTATATATTGCTTATCAGATTAAAAAATCTCAAGCACTCAATATTGTAGTAAAGCTCATCTATGTGGGCAGTTATTTGCTGTTTTTAGGACTTTTATTTGAGGCTTTTGAAGGAGGTATTAAAAAAGACTATTCAACATACAGTTATTACTTTGTGTGTACCGGACTTGCTTTTTTTATGATGTTGGTCTTTTATGCTTTAAATAAGATTCAGCTTTTTAAAAGATTTACCAATATGTTGGCTATGGTGGGTAAAAATCCGATGATTGCTTATACCGCAGGTAACCTATTGTTGATTCCAATATTAAAAATTACCAATACAGAAATATACTTAAATAGTTTACAGACAGGCTTTGCAGGAGGTTTATTAAGGGGGGTGCTGTTTACTGCTGTCGTGACTTTAATTACAATAATTGCTACCAAAAAGGGTGTTTTCTGGAAAACATAA
- a CDS encoding MFS transporter, with the protein MIKNKTLSPIYWIPTTWFAMGLPFVALSGASSIMYKNLGISDSQIAFWTSLIMLPWTLKPLWGPFLELYKTKKFFVYITQIFTGVLFGLLALTLQLDHFFSFSIAILTIIAISGATHDTAADGVYLNELSPKLQAKFVGWQGAFYNVAKVFSGGVLVYLAGQLEQEIGIKNAWMVVMFIYGIIMVCLGIYNMRVLPEGNVAKEATSLKEGFDTLKDVIVTFFQKKHIWFSLCFIVFYRFAEGQAIKITPLFFKAARESGGLGLSTSEIGLLYGVFGAVAFVLGSIVAGYYVSNKGLTRRTLLILCAFFNLPFAAYAFLAITTPTNLYVIASAVAIEYFGYGYGFVGLILFMMQNIAPGKYKMAHYAFGSGLMNLGFMIPSMISGFLSDFLGYKEFFIWVLIATIPAFIVTWLVPLRSVEEVEQEAEVTA; encoded by the coding sequence GTGATAAAAAATAAAACTTTAAGCCCTATTTATTGGATCCCTACGACATGGTTCGCTATGGGACTACCATTTGTAGCTCTATCTGGCGCAAGCTCAATTATGTATAAAAATCTGGGAATTTCAGACTCTCAGATAGCTTTTTGGACTTCGCTAATTATGTTGCCATGGACATTAAAACCCTTATGGGGACCATTTTTAGAGCTCTATAAAACAAAAAAATTTTTCGTGTATATTACTCAAATATTTACGGGTGTTTTATTTGGTTTATTAGCTTTAACATTACAATTAGATCACTTCTTTAGTTTCTCCATAGCAATTTTAACCATCATAGCGATAAGCGGAGCAACACATGATACCGCAGCAGATGGAGTTTACCTTAACGAATTATCACCAAAACTTCAAGCCAAATTTGTGGGTTGGCAAGGGGCTTTTTATAATGTCGCAAAAGTATTTTCAGGAGGTGTATTGGTGTATTTGGCTGGTCAATTAGAGCAGGAAATCGGGATTAAAAATGCCTGGATGGTAGTCATGTTTATATATGGTATCATTATGGTGTGCTTAGGGATATACAATATGCGGGTACTTCCAGAGGGGAATGTGGCCAAAGAAGCAACCTCATTAAAAGAAGGTTTTGATACGTTAAAAGACGTTATCGTTACCTTTTTTCAGAAAAAGCACATCTGGTTTAGCCTCTGCTTTATTGTATTTTATCGCTTTGCAGAAGGTCAGGCAATAAAAATAACCCCCCTGTTTTTTAAGGCAGCAAGAGAGTCTGGAGGTTTAGGCTTAAGTACATCAGAAATAGGTCTGCTATATGGCGTTTTTGGTGCCGTAGCATTTGTATTGGGTTCCATTGTAGCCGGATATTATGTGTCTAACAAGGGGTTAACCAGAAGGACCCTGTTGATATTGTGCGCCTTTTTTAATCTTCCATTTGCCGCTTATGCCTTTTTAGCCATTACTACACCTACCAACCTGTATGTCATTGCTTCCGCGGTAGCCATAGAATATTTTGGATATGGATATGGTTTTGTGGGACTAATCTTGTTTATGATGCAAAATATCGCTCCAGGAAAATATAAGATGGCCCATTACGCATTTGGTAGCGGATTAATGAACCTGGGCTTTATGATTCCATCTATGATCAGTGGTTTCTTAAGTGATTTTTTAGGTTACAAAGAGTTTTTTATATGGGTGTTAATTGCAACAATACCGGCATTTATAGTAACCTGGTTGGTGCCTTTAAGATCAGTGGAAGAAGTAGAGCAGGAAGCAGAAGTTACAGCATAA